Part of the Cyanobacteriota bacterium genome, TGTTGCTCAACACTGGTGTCTAGGGGTGCATCGTAGTCTGTGGTTTCTAAAACCGCTCGGTCTTCGAGGGTAACTTGGCGATCAAAGGCAATGATATCTTCAGTGGATGCATCGGCTTCCGTGTCGTTGCGGACGCAGAACTGTAGCACTTGCGAGGAGCGATCGTCAATGGGAGTTGCTGCTGTAAACAGCATGTGCATGACCCCATTGGGATAGGTGATTTTTAGGGTACGGATAAAGGGTAAGTACCAGTTGGAATGCATGGTGCGAACCGTGGTAGCCTCTGCCAGGCGCAAATTTTTTTGCTGCAGCGGAGGATTCACCACATCCACAACAGTCTTCACGGTTAGGCCATGATCCACAGAGCTAACTTGCAGCGAGGCAGGACGCGGTTGGTGCTGATCCCCAAAGGAAGCATAGTGCACAAAGCTGAAGTGAGCATTGTCAAAGGAGTTTTCCATAATTCGCAGGCCACTACAGTTCCAGCGTTCATAAAACTGGTGGATAAACCGTAGGTTGGGGTCCTCTGCTTCGGGAATGGTGGGAATTGGTTGCAGGGGACGATCGTCTAGGCAAACCCAAGCATAGCCATAGCGAGGGGTGCACTGGTAGGCTGGTATGCGATAGCTGGCAGGAATTGCTTGATATGGTTCTAACTGGGGAACGCCAACGCAGGTGCCGTGACGATCAAACTGCCACCCATG contains:
- a CDS encoding aromatic ring-hydroxylating dioxygenase subunit alpha, translating into TQQPVLRRFWYPVVPMSELSFDRPYAIKLLGEHLVLWLDADGQPAAALDRCCHRSAQLSKGSIVNGCVQCPYHGWQFDRHGTCVGVPQLEPYQAIPASYRIPAYQCTPRYGYAWVCLDDRPLQPIPTIPEAEDPNLRFIHQFYERWNCSGLRIMENSFDNAHFSFVHYASFGDQHQPRPASLQVSSVDHGLTVKTVVDVVNPPLQQKNLRLAEATTVRTMHSNWYLPFIRTLKITYPNGVMHMLFTAATPIDDRSSQVLQFCVRNDTEADASTEDIIAFDRQVTLEDRAVLETTDYDAPLDTSVEQHMASDRVGIMMRHRLTALLKEHGEVEIRRSGAM